The proteins below come from a single Halobacillus salinarum genomic window:
- a CDS encoding RidA family protein produces the protein MFKTLSTNQAPAAIGPYSQAVDLGQMIFISGQIPLDPSTQEFVSEDIKEQTEQVMQNIGGILKEAGLSYRHIAKANIYLDSMDDFSTVNEIYASYLSEPYPARAAVEVSRLPKGAKVEIEAIAVKEF, from the coding sequence ATGTTTAAAACACTATCTACAAATCAAGCACCCGCTGCAATCGGACCCTACTCACAGGCGGTGGATCTTGGCCAGATGATCTTTATTTCCGGTCAGATTCCTTTAGACCCATCCACTCAGGAATTTGTCTCTGAAGATATTAAAGAACAAACGGAACAAGTCATGCAAAACATTGGTGGAATTCTAAAAGAAGCGGGACTCTCCTACCGCCATATTGCCAAGGCAAATATTTATCTTGATTCGATGGATGACTTTTCAACGGTGAATGAAATTTATGCCAGTTATTTAAGCGAACCTTACCCCGCAAGAGCTGCAGTTGAAGTGAGCCGGCTTCCTAAAGGAGCAAAAGTGGAAATAGAAGCAATTGCCGTCAAAGAATTTTAA
- a CDS encoding excisionase family DNA-binding protein encodes MYLTVEETAGYLDLPEEYVLQMIRQRKIRTVSDGVQVLINKNQFSNYFEQLEMYREWLRAYLSEPIPEDPDVKDED; translated from the coding sequence GTGTACTTAACCGTCGAAGAAACTGCAGGTTATTTAGATCTTCCCGAAGAATATGTACTCCAAATGATACGCCAAAGAAAAATAAGAACGGTAAGTGATGGCGTTCAAGTGTTAATTAATAAGAATCAGTTTAGTAATTATTTTGAACAGCTGGAGATGTACAGAGAATGGCTGCGCGCCTATTTAAGTGAACCCATCCCGGAGGATCCGGATGTTAAAGACGAAGATTAA
- a CDS encoding GNAT family N-acetyltransferase gives MEVREIHTMEEIRQAYPVMKQLRSHLLEDEYIELVQEAMDKDMYHMAAVFIEGEISAVTGFKPMITLYYGRFVWVCDLVTDERTRSQGHGGKLLSFVEEWAKLRGYEDIALSSGLQREKAHRFYENKMNYKKVSYVFKTAWKQEKKHGS, from the coding sequence ATGGAAGTAAGAGAGATTCATACCATGGAAGAGATCAGACAGGCCTACCCGGTAATGAAGCAGCTGCGCTCCCATTTGCTGGAAGACGAATATATAGAGTTAGTACAGGAAGCGATGGACAAGGATATGTATCATATGGCTGCGGTGTTTATAGAAGGTGAAATAAGTGCTGTCACGGGTTTTAAACCGATGATTACTCTTTATTACGGCCGCTTTGTCTGGGTTTGTGATCTAGTGACTGATGAGCGTACGCGCTCACAGGGACATGGAGGAAAATTGCTCTCTTTTGTAGAAGAGTGGGCAAAGCTAAGAGGATATGAGGATATAGCGTTATCTTCCGGGCTGCAGCGTGAAAAAGCCCACCGCTTTTATGAAAATAAAATGAACTATAAGAAAGTAAGCTATGTTTTTAAAACGGCTTGGAAACAAGAAAAAAAGCATGGTTCTTAA
- a CDS encoding VCBS repeat-containing protein, translating to MYNYFHPYAMREPNGESYILAFQQGDVNGDYIQDNVYLVGQKNSSSPFVQDITLIIQDGKTNQFFSVPLKTNEGYQPTLFLGDFTGDGVDDILISIDSGGSGGYGFYYAYSFVENKPKLLFDFEQFNREFNYDVLYKDYYKVEVINNTLALQFIIDISGRGNEYLSEIYDTSGKLTTPINGWVSGLNRLYPIDFQGDGVYELYALQRIAGRYSADGLGLIQTALSWNGSSFTAEDVDQQAAIFGTSIKNEPS from the coding sequence ATGTACAATTATTTTCACCCCTATGCAATGAGGGAGCCTAATGGGGAATCCTATATTCTCGCTTTTCAACAAGGAGATGTAAATGGGGACTACATTCAAGACAATGTTTATCTAGTCGGACAAAAGAATTCATCGAGTCCTTTCGTCCAGGACATTACCTTAATCATTCAAGATGGGAAGACAAACCAATTCTTTTCTGTTCCATTAAAAACGAACGAGGGCTACCAGCCCACGCTTTTTTTAGGAGACTTCACTGGTGATGGTGTGGATGATATTTTAATTAGTATCGATTCTGGGGGCAGCGGGGGATATGGCTTTTATTATGCGTATTCCTTTGTAGAAAACAAACCAAAACTTCTCTTTGATTTTGAACAATTCAACAGAGAATTCAACTATGACGTCCTTTACAAAGACTACTATAAAGTCGAGGTCATCAACAATACACTGGCATTACAATTTATCATTGATATTAGCGGACGTGGAAATGAATATCTATCTGAAATCTATGACACCAGTGGAAAATTAACTACTCCGATCAATGGCTGGGTATCAGGATTAAACAGACTCTATCCGATAGATTTCCAAGGGGATGGCGTGTATGAATTATACGCTCTGCAAAGAATCGCTGGAAGATATAGCGCAGACGGTCTGGGGCTGATTCAGACTGCCCTCTCGTGGAACGGAAGTTCATTCACAGCTGAAGATGTAGATCAGCAAGCAGCCATTTTTGGAACATCCATAAAAAACGAGCCCTCATGA
- the thrC gene encoding threonine synthase translates to MDYTFIDSADGVEYIPNQTQWKPEQGIFNIKPYKVQFPREKIALRSWTMWRYKEALPFHDQRCFNISLGEGGTPLLPLNADDPNILVKLDYLMPTGSFKDRGAAVLISKARELGVKEVLADSSGNAGTAIAAYCARAGIKSYIYVPENTSERKLAQMKAYGAEIHKIAGSREDTAIAAKRTVEEEQLFYASHVYNPFFHEGTKTFAFEIWEQMNYQIPDQLILPVGNGTLLLGAYIGFQNLLESGMIQRLPKLVGVQAENCAPIAQAFHRKRDINPVSNTGTLAEGIAIADPVRGSQIMKAVKTTGGSIITARENEIETARGELSSKGFYVEPTTAATYAAFKNYKQANLSKEAKVVMSLCGSGLKK, encoded by the coding sequence ATGGATTATACATTTATTGATTCTGCTGACGGAGTAGAATATATACCAAATCAGACCCAGTGGAAGCCTGAGCAGGGAATTTTTAATATCAAGCCGTATAAAGTCCAATTCCCTAGAGAGAAAATAGCTTTACGTTCCTGGACGATGTGGAGGTACAAAGAAGCACTGCCATTTCACGATCAGCGTTGTTTTAACATCTCGTTAGGTGAAGGAGGGACCCCTTTACTTCCGTTAAATGCGGATGACCCTAATATACTTGTGAAATTAGATTATTTGATGCCTACAGGTTCTTTTAAAGATAGAGGGGCAGCTGTTCTCATTTCAAAGGCAAGGGAGCTTGGCGTAAAGGAAGTTTTGGCAGACAGCAGCGGTAATGCAGGCACAGCCATTGCCGCGTACTGCGCACGAGCTGGAATAAAGAGTTATATCTATGTACCGGAGAATACATCAGAACGCAAACTTGCTCAAATGAAAGCCTATGGAGCAGAGATCCATAAAATTGCCGGATCACGGGAGGATACCGCTATTGCGGCGAAAAGAACGGTGGAAGAAGAACAGCTCTTTTATGCTTCTCATGTTTACAATCCTTTTTTCCACGAAGGAACAAAGACCTTTGCTTTCGAAATTTGGGAGCAGATGAATTACCAAATCCCTGATCAGCTAATCCTTCCTGTAGGAAATGGAACGCTGCTGCTCGGCGCATATATCGGTTTTCAAAATCTATTGGAAAGCGGAATGATTCAGCGTCTACCCAAGCTTGTAGGAGTACAGGCTGAAAATTGTGCACCGATCGCACAAGCCTTTCATAGGAAGAGGGATATTAATCCTGTAAGCAACACTGGGACCTTAGCAGAAGGAATAGCGATTGCCGATCCTGTCCGTGGAAGTCAAATTATGAAGGCGGTAAAAACGACAGGCGGTTCAATTATTACCGCTAGAGAGAACGAAATAGAAACGGCAAGAGGGGAGCTTTCGAGTAAAGGTTTTTATGTTGAACCAACGACAGCCGCGACTTATGCCGCCTTTAAGAATTACAAGCAAGCCAACCTTTCAAAAGAAGCAAAGGTTGTCATGTCCCTGTGCGGATCCGGACTTAAGAAATAA